The Metamycoplasma subdolum DNA window GTTTTTGTTCTATATTTGGAATGTTTTTTAATTCTTCATCATTTTTAAGTTGCATTGTTAACTTTTTCATTACAACAGCCATATCATCAAATGTTCCAAGCATTAATGTTGAATTATTTGAAAAATCTCACATCATTTTTGAAACAGATTCCATAAATTCTTTTTGTAAATTAAATGGTTTGTGTGTTGTTTCAGCTTGATGTTTTTTTGCTGCTAGTTCAATTATCTTTTTAACAAAAGAATCAATTGTGCCAGTTAAAATTAAGTAAAATTTACGAAAAATATTAGTTTTTACTTCAGCTTCTAGTTCTAAATCTTTTATTAGTTTATACATTGAGTCTAAAATTGACTTGCTTTGATTTACAAGTCGAATGAATAATCCATTGCTGATTTTCGTTAAATTAACAAAAATCGATTCTTCATTATGATTAATTTTTGTATTTTCAACAGTTGTAAAAGTATAAGAACTTCCACGAAAAAGAGCATCAAGTTGATCATCTTTTAGTCCAAATTTTTTCTCTTTTTGTTGAAATTCTTGAATATATCTTTTTTGAAAATCATTCATCAAATCGATAGTTAATTCATAATTTAAGTTAGTTTGTTCTTCTTCAACTTTAGGTTCTTCTTCTCTTTCACAAGATGCAGATAAAACAACTGCAGGAAAAGAGAAGAGAGGTGATAAAGTTAATAATAAAAATTTACTTTTTTTCATAAATTCTCCTACTTTTTTTATATCTTAATTTTATTACATATTAAGTTAATATTTAAAATAGTATGTTTTTAAATTTGATAAAATACAAATAGAACAGGGGTGCTTTTAAGGCTGAGAAATACCCTCATTAACTGATCTAGTTAGTACTAGCGTAGTGAGTTTCTGTATTTTTTGATATGCTCCTCCCTTGTTTTAAGAGAGGTTTTTATTTTATGAAATTTAAGAAATTTTTACTTTTTGTGCCAGTTACGTTTGCACTACCTTTAACAGCGATTTCATGTCAAAAAAATGAAATGAGTTTTGCAGTAACTAGCCCTTGAGATCAAAATTTTGATACAAGTTTTTTTGAAAAAGTTGTTCAAGAATATAACTTGATTTTAAAGAAAGATAATATCAAAACAAAAGTTTATTTTGAAGGTGAAAAAAATGATATTGTGAGCAAAATTTTGAAAGGCACAAGTGATGTTGCATTTTTAACTGCATCACAATTTAATCACGAAAGTAACAAAAATGAAGTTATTCCAATTTTACAAACATTAACTCGTAGATTTAATTTTGATAATACTTTTACAACTTATAAAGATGGAAGTTTGAATGATCCACTCAGAAAACTTGCAAAAGAAGCACAAACTCTTTTTGAAGAAAAACCATTCGCCGAATGGGATGATAAAAGTTATGGTTGGAACGGTTCAATTTATGAAAAATTTTATGATTCTGGTCCGAATCCATTAACCGATTATTATCGCGGAGTTGTAATGATTTGAGGAAATGATTCAACAAGAAATGCTATTAAAAAAGCGTGAGATGATAAAGATTGAAATTCATTTAGAAACTTTGGAATTGTAACAAACGAGATTACAAGTTCATCAAAATATTTACTTGAAGAAGCATTGTTCGCGAAACATTTTAATAAAGAAAATAATAAGTTTACAAGCTTTGCTTTAGATAAACAAAATCATTCAGATAAATATATTCAAAACAAAGCAAGAAATATATCTAAAGGTGCTCTAGAAAATTATCACATTGTGTTTGATGAACTTGGTGCATTTGCATATACACATAATATTAAAATGGGACAAAAACTTGATTATTATTCAACTTGCAAAAAAGAGGATAAGATTGAATTTTTGACCGCTACAGAACCAATAAAATATAACATTATTGCAGTGTCAAAACAAATGTCAGAAAGAGAAAGAAAAGCACTAGCTCAAGCATTTGTAAATGCATGAAAAAATGGTGATGATAATTACGGTCCAAGAGTGGGCTATAATGGTTATAAAATAATCAATGATTACAAGGCTGAGGTTATTGATCCATTTGAAAATATTTTTAAAGGAAAATAGTGAACAATATTGAAACAAAAAAAGGAATAATTTATCAATATCATAATAATAAAAAAGTAACAATCCGTGGAAAGAAAAACATTTATGTTAAAGTGCTTTTTTGGATTTTTGTTATTGCTTTAATTTCAGGTTTTATTATAACAATTGACTTCTCGTATGCAAGGTTTGGATACAAACCACTTTGAAAGAATATTAAAGGATTATTTACACCTTTAAATTCTTCAACAACATGACCAAATCAAAGTCTTTTTTTGTTGTCTTTAAAAGAGCTTTTTTACACTATTAAATATACAATTTTTGGTTCAATGATTGGTGTAATTTTAGCTCTAATAACTTCCTATTTTAGTAACTTAAAACTGAACAAAAAAGAGGTTGCAATTTCTTTCAAAATAGTTACTAATTTTTTAAGACTATTCCCTGAATTAATTTTTATTTATTTGATGTCATCATCATTTGATAAAGTTTTAGCATTAACCTTAATTTTGGGTTGATTTTCTTGATTGTGATTGCATGAATATATTTCACAAATTATTGAAAATGCCGATTACAATCTTTACTATCATTTTTTAAAAATTTCTAAGTCTAAATTTGCTGCTTTCAGGCAAATAATTTGACCTCAAATTAGATTACAAGTTACGAATTATATTTTCTATTCTTTTGAATCAAACATGCGTTGAAGTGCAATTCTATCTAAATTAGGCTTTGGCGGAATTGGCCAAGTAATTAATGCTGTAATTACACCAGGTCAGCAAAAATTTGACGAACTTTTAATTCCGCTGTTGGTACTGATATTTTTCTTACTTTTGATTGAATCGTTCCACATTTTTTATACAAAAATAATTATGAAAGAAAGAACATTTAAAACAGGGATAAAAGGTTATAAAAAATCTTTACTTTGGAAAAAAATATTTATTGCATTAATTGTTCTGATTCTTCTTTCGTTATCAATTGTTGCAATCATAGATCTTAGTGGACAAAAAGTATATTTCGTAAGAATCAAAAACGAACTTCATCAACTTTTCAATCCAAATTGATCTGTTATG harbors:
- the cypl gene encoding ABC transporter thiamine pyrophosphate-binding lipoprotein p37/Cypl — encoded protein: MKFKKFLLFVPVTFALPLTAISCQKNEMSFAVTSPWDQNFDTSFFEKVVQEYNLILKKDNIKTKVYFEGEKNDIVSKILKGTSDVAFLTASQFNHESNKNEVIPILQTLTRRFNFDNTFTTYKDGSLNDPLRKLAKEAQTLFEEKPFAEWDDKSYGWNGSIYEKFYDSGPNPLTDYYRGVVMIWGNDSTRNAIKKAWDDKDWNSFRNFGIVTNEITSSSKYLLEEALFAKHFNKENNKFTSFALDKQNHSDKYIQNKARNISKGALENYHIVFDELGAFAYTHNIKMGQKLDYYSTCKKEDKIEFLTATEPIKYNIIAVSKQMSERERKALAQAFVNAWKNGDDNYGPRVGYNGYKIINDYKAEVIDPFENIFKGK
- a CDS encoding PhnE/PtxC family ABC transporter permease, whose protein sequence is MNNIETKKGIIYQYHNNKKVTIRGKKNIYVKVLFWIFVIALISGFIITIDFSYARFGYKPLWKNIKGLFTPLNSSTTWPNQSLFLLSLKELFYTIKYTIFGSMIGVILALITSYFSNLKLNKKEVAISFKIVTNFLRLFPELIFIYLMSSSFDKVLALTLILGWFSWLWLHEYISQIIENADYNLYYHFLKISKSKFAAFRQIIWPQIRLQVTNYIFYSFESNMRWSAILSKLGFGGIGQVINAVITPGQQKFDELLIPLLVLIFFLLLIESFHIFYTKIIMKERTFKTGIKGYKKSLLWKKIFIALIVLILLSLSIVAIIDLSGQKVYFVRIKNELHQLFNPNWSVMAIKKGSNIFFDIWQLISLVGLTILLTYFLTIFKLFLVNNKIQKNGVSWTFRSLNTFIRCVPIPVIFSLISFVYNGYEASFIIAFAIHSSNAMTRNLEHSIRKLDQNIITTYKLRGFSKIKIFNMYILPSIKYDMITILSFELEKITRNFLSFGVFASSILGQKSTLNRVNDIAEIAPYIWLSFIFIGLIILSGYLTRFYLIEKRKAKVFKQNEFNFSKLAKQRSV